The DNA window GCCATGTTCGCACGCCTCCGAAGGGGAGAAAGGGGGGCCATCGTACCCTTGCGACCCACGCAAAAACAACAACTTGGGCAAGCTTCAGCGGAACTGCAGCCAGGCGGCGCCCCCTCGCACCGAAACGGCGCCGATCGGTGGGGGCGCCGAGGCCGCCTTCCCCACCCGCAGGCCGTGGATCATCTCCGCTCCCCAGCTGGTGATGACGGCGAGCGCGGCGCCTCGCACCGCCTGGGCGAAGCCCGCCGCGTCCGACGCCGCGACCGGGAAGGTCGGGCCCGTCACCGCGCCCCCGAGCCACGCGTCGAGGCCCAGCGCGAGGGCGTCCGCGTCGTCGACGGCGTGCACCTCGAGCCCGTCTTCGGTCCGCTCAGCGTGGGCCCACGGGATCACCTCGAGGGGCGGCCTCAGCGCCGCGAGGGTCGAGGCGTAGCGATCCGCCAGCTCCGGCGCGACGTCCAGGAGCGGGGCGAGGGCGAAGCCGCGCGCCTCGAGGCCGGGGTGGGGCACCGTCAGACCCACCTCGTCGACCGGCCCCTCGCTCCAGTGCAGGAGGTCCAGGTCCAGCGTCCGCGGTCCCCAGCGCTCGCGCCGCTCCCGCCCCAGGCGCTGCTCCACGCGCTGCATCACCGTCAACAAGGCGCGCGGCGCGAGCGCCACCTCGAGGCGCAGCGCCGCGTTCAGGTGATCGGGCTGGGGCGCGCCCCCCTCGGGCAGCAGGGCGGGGCTCTTGTAGAGGCGCGACTGCTCGACCACCTCGATGCCGGGGTGCGTGTCGAGCACGCGGATGGCCGCCCTCAGCAGCGCCTCGCGGGAGCCGAGGTTCGACCCGAGGCCGATGATCGCGCTCGGCATGGCGGACTCTGTCGCGACGCGCGCCCCACGTCCAACCGCGACTGCTATCTTCGCGCGCGTGGCGAAGGAGAACCCACGCGTCCTGACCGTGCGACAGCTGAACGGCTTCGCGCGCAAGAAGCTCGAGGCGTGGGGCACGGTCTGGGTGGAGGGCGAGCTGAGCGACGTGAACCGCGGCGCGACCGGTCACTTTCACTTCACGCTCTGCGACCCGCGCGCCGAGGCGCGCATCCGCTGCATCATGTTCCGGAACGAGGTGTCCCAGAGTCGGGCGCGGCTGCAGAACGGGGAGCTGGTCCGCCTGCGCGCGACCTTCTCGCTCTACGAGCCGCGGGGCGCCTTCCAGCTGGTCGCCTCGCTCGCGCTGCCGGTGGGCGAGGGGGACCGGCGCGAGCGCGTCGAGCGCCTGAAGAAGAAGCTGCACGCCGAGGGGCTGCTGGCGCCCGAGCGGAAGCGGCCGCTGCCGAAGTATCCGCGCGCCATCGGGGTCGTCACGAGCCGTCAGGGCGCCGCGCTCCACGATGTGATCCGCGTGGCCCGGGGACGCGCGCCGGTCCGGATCGTGGTGGCCCACTGTCAGGTGCAGGGCGCGGACGCCCCGCGCTCCATCGTGCGGGCGCTGCGGGCCATCGGGCGCGTGCCGGGGCTCGAGGTCGTGATCCTGACGCGTGGCGGAGGCGCGAGCGCGGATCTGACCGCCTTCGACGACGAGACGGTGGCCCGCGCGGTCGCGGACTGCCCGCTGCCGGTGGTGAGCGGCGTCGGGCACGAGGTGGACGCCTCGGTGGTGGATCTCGTCGCCGACGTGCGCGCGGCCACGCCGTCGAACGCCGCGGAGATGGTCGTCCCCGACCGCCAGGCTCTCTCGCGGGAGCTCGCGTCGCGAACGCGCCAGCTCGAGCAGGCCTTCGACGCCGCGATGCATCGCCGCCGGCTGGCGTTCGAGCGGCTGGGAGGCCGGATCGCCGATCCGTCGCGCGCGCTCGAGCGCGTCGCGCACCGCCTGCACGCCGCGCGGGCTTCCCTCGAGCGATCGGTCGAGGCGCGCATCGCCCGCGGGCGGCACCTCCACGGCCAGCTCCAGCATCGCCTGCACCGTCAGGATCCACGCGCCGCGCTCGGTCGGGATCGCGCCCGCTTCGAGGGCCTCGTCACGCGGCTCCGTCGCGCGCTGCCGCCGTCGCTCGAGGCGCGGCGGCGCCGGATCGGGGAGCTGGACGCCAGGGCGCGACGAACGCTCGGGCCCACCCTCGCCGACCACCGCGCGAGCCTCGGCGCGATCGCGGGGCGGCTGTCGGCCCTGTCCCCGCTCGAGGTGCTCCAGCGCGGGTACGCGATCGCCCTCCACGGGCCGAGCGGCAGGGCGCTCCTCGACGCCGCCGACGTGAGCCCCGGAGATCTGCTCACGGTGCGGCTCGCGTCTGGCTCGCTCGAGGCGACGGTGTCGGCCGCGCATCCCCGGCCGACCGAGGAGGACGGCTCGTGACGACCGCGGGGACCCGGCTGCTCGCCCTGCTCGGCCACCCGGTCGCGCACTCGCGCTCGCCCGCCATTCACACCGCGGCCCTGGAGGCGATGGGCGTCGACGCGCGCTACCTCGCCTTCGCGGTCACTCCGGACGCGCTCGGCCACGCCGTCGACGGGCTGCGCGCGATGGGCGCGCTCGGCGCGAACGTGACCGTGCCCCACAAGCGGGCCGTGATGGCGCACCTCGACGCGATCGAGCCGGCGGCGCGGGCGATCGGCGCGGTCAACACCCTCGTCCGCGAGGGCGAGCGGTGGGTGGGGGCGAACACCGACGCCCCGGGGCTGGTCCGCTCCCTGGAAGAGGCCGGCGTCACGCTCGACGGCGCGCGGGTCTGGGTCGTGGGCGCGGGCGGCGCCGCGCGCGCCGCGGTCGCCGGGCTGGCCGAGGCGGGCGCGGGGTCGATCCGCGTGCAGGCGCGCCGCGCGGCGCAGGCGGCCGAGCTGGTCGAAGACCTCGCGCCCCTCGCGGGCGAGCGCCTCAGCCACGGGCCGCTCACGGGCGCGCCCCCCGCGGATCTCCTCGTCCAGGCCACCAGCGCCACGCTCGAGAGCGCGGCCGACCCGGAGGGGTTCGCCGCCGCGCTGCCGCTGCAAGCGCTGGCGCCGGGCGCGACGGTCGTGGACCTGGTCTACGCGCCGCTGGAGACGGCGGCGCTGCG is part of the Sandaracinaceae bacterium genome and encodes:
- the folK gene encoding 2-amino-4-hydroxy-6-hydroxymethyldihydropteridine diphosphokinase; the encoded protein is MPSAIIGLGSNLGSREALLRAAIRVLDTHPGIEVVEQSRLYKSPALLPEGGAPQPDHLNAALRLEVALAPRALLTVMQRVEQRLGRERRERWGPRTLDLDLLHWSEGPVDEVGLTVPHPGLEARGFALAPLLDVAPELADRYASTLAALRPPLEVIPWAHAERTEDGLEVHAVDDADALALGLDAWLGGAVTGPTFPVAASDAAGFAQAVRGAALAVITSWGAEMIHGLRVGKAASAPPPIGAVSVRGGAAWLQFR
- the xseA gene encoding exodeoxyribonuclease VII large subunit gives rise to the protein MAKENPRVLTVRQLNGFARKKLEAWGTVWVEGELSDVNRGATGHFHFTLCDPRAEARIRCIMFRNEVSQSRARLQNGELVRLRATFSLYEPRGAFQLVASLALPVGEGDRRERVERLKKKLHAEGLLAPERKRPLPKYPRAIGVVTSRQGAALHDVIRVARGRAPVRIVVAHCQVQGADAPRSIVRALRAIGRVPGLEVVILTRGGGASADLTAFDDETVARAVADCPLPVVSGVGHEVDASVVDLVADVRAATPSNAAEMVVPDRQALSRELASRTRQLEQAFDAAMHRRRLAFERLGGRIADPSRALERVAHRLHAARASLERSVEARIARGRHLHGQLQHRLHRQDPRAALGRDRARFEGLVTRLRRALPPSLEARRRRIGELDARARRTLGPTLADHRASLGAIAGRLSALSPLEVLQRGYAIALHGPSGRALLDAADVSPGDLLTVRLASGSLEATVSAAHPRPTEEDGS
- the aroE gene encoding shikimate dehydrogenase; amino-acid sequence: MTTAGTRLLALLGHPVAHSRSPAIHTAALEAMGVDARYLAFAVTPDALGHAVDGLRAMGALGANVTVPHKRAVMAHLDAIEPAARAIGAVNTLVREGERWVGANTDAPGLVRSLEEAGVTLDGARVWVVGAGGAARAAVAGLAEAGAGSIRVQARRAAQAAELVEDLAPLAGERLSHGPLTGAPPADLLVQATSATLESAADPEGFAAALPLQALAPGATVVDLVYAPLETAALRRARQLGLRTVDGLGMLVWQAALALARWTGAEPPIDVMRAAALGDR